In Mycobacterium branderi, the DNA window CCGAGACACCAGACGTCGGATACGAACGAGGTCTGTCGGCGCGAACGGTCCAGATGATGGCAATCGGCGGTGCGATCGGAACCGGTCTTTTCTACGGCGCGGGGGGCGCAATTCAGAACGCCGGGCCGGCCTTGATCCTGGCGTACTTGGCCGGCGGTCTGGCGATCTTTGTCATCATGCGTGCCCTTGGCGAGCTGCTCGTGTACCGACCGGTGTCGGGCAGTATGTCCGAGTACGCCGAGGAGTTCCTCGGCAGGTTTGCCGGCTTCGCCAACGGGTGGACGTATTGGGCGGTGTGGACCACCACCGGCATGGCCGAGATCACCGTCGCGGGCAAATACGTGAAGTACTGGTGGCCGGTCATCCCCGAGTGGGTGACCGCATTGGTGGTGCTCGCGATTCTGTTTGTCGCCAACCTGATTTCGGTAAAGGTATTCGGGGAGGCGGAGTTCTGGTTCTCGATGATCAAGGTGGCGGCGATCGTCGGGATGATCGTGATCGGAATCGGTGTGCTGCTCCCCATCACTGGTCTCGGGCCCAGTGTCGGGCCGACCATCGCGAACCTGTGGAACGACGGCGGCGTGTTCCCGACGGGGTTCGGGCAGGCGCTGATGAGCCTGCAGATCGTGGTGTTCGCCTACGTCGGTGTGGAGCTGGTGGGTGTGACGGCCGGCGAAGCCGCCAATCCGAAAGTGACGTTGCGCAAGGCAATCAACACGTTGCCGTTGCGGATCGGGCTGTTTTACGTCGGCGCGGTTTTCGTGATCCTGTCCGTGCGAGGTTGGCGTAACTTCCACGGCGGGCAGAGCCCGTTCGTCGCGGTATTCCACTACATCGACATTCCGGCAGCGGCGGGCATCGTAAATTTCATCTTGCTGACTGCTGCGTTGTCGTCGTGTAACGCGGGTATCTACTCGACGGGACGCATGGTCCGCAGCCTGGCCCAACGAGGTGAGGCGCCGGCGGTCATGCAGGCGTTGAGCTCTCGCCACGTACCGGTGTTGTCGATCTGCTTCTCGGCGCTGGCGATGGGCCTGGGCGTGTTCGTCAACTGGCTGTCACCGCACAAAGCGTTCGCCTACATCACCTCGGTTTCCGCCCTGGGGATCATCTTCGTGTGGGGCTCAATCCTTTTGTCGCACATGGTGTATCGGAAACGCGTGGAGTCAGGTCAGCTGGCATCCTCCGACTATCGGCTCCCCGGTGCGCCGGTGACGACGGTGTTGGCTATGGCGTTCCTTGCGCTTGTCGTAGTACTCCTGTTCTTCACGACGGATGGCCGGACCGCGATAACGGTCGGAGCGATCTGGTTCGCCTTGGTCGTGATCGGTTTCTTCGTGCAACGCAGTGAGACTGCGGCCTTCCGCCGGACACGCGCTGAGTCGACGGCAGGTGGACTGTGATCTGGGTCCTGCAGCTGCCCGCGCCGTTGGTCGCCTCCTTGGTTGTCGTGCTAACCGTCGGGGTGGCGGTAGCGGGGCTCGTGTTGTGGCGGCGGATCTTTGGGCGGCGGGTTGCTGAAGTCGGGTCGGTCTCGGACCACGTGTTCGAACTTGCCGGGGTGTTGTACGCGGTGCTCGTGGCGTTCGTTGTCGTTGTCGTGTGGGAACAATTCGATCAGGCCCAAAGCGACACCGAGTCGGAAGCCGTTGCGATTTCCGACCTTCTCCGCGACTCGGAGGGCCTGCCGGCGCCCGCACGGCGGACGATCCAGCAGAATTTGATCGCTTATACCAACGACGTCGTGGACGACGAGTTCCCCAGAATGCGTCATGGCGGGACCATTGAACAGCAGTCGGAGCACCTGACCCGGGTCTGGCAGAGCTTCCTGCAAGTGCAGCCCGTAACGCAAAGCGAGATTTCGTTTTACCGCCAGTCGATCAGCAAGTTGGATGACCTCGGCAGCGCCCGCAAAACGCGCATCTCGAGCAGCCAGTCTGAAATACCCGGAGAAATGTGGGTCTTGCTACTCGGCGGTGCGCTCGTGATGCTGATCTTCACCTACATGGAAACCGTGCCCAACGTCGTGCACCATGGCGTCCTCATTGCGCTTGCCAGCGCGCTGCTGGCATTCGTGCTGTACCTGATATTCGCGATGGAGCACCCGTTCGTCGGCACGATTGCCGTGTCGGACGACCCATACGTCCATGTGCTCGACACCTGGTCGCATCTCGCATCCAAATAGTCAGGAGTGACATCTGGTGCAGCAAACATCATTTAGCGTTCAAGTTGCCCCTGGCGACGGCTTGGTGGCGCGTTTCGGTGGCATCGTCGCGTATACGGGCGTCAACGACGAGGCTGCCGCCCAGCTGCTCGCCGCTGTCGAATCCGTCGCGCGGACGCAGCGCCCCGGGGGTCCGCTCCCCGACAGGCTCTCGCCAGTAGCATTCGGCGTTGCTCGAACGGTGCCGTTCGGGGCGATTGCACCGAGCGCCAACGGTTTACTCGTACTGCTGCACGGTCCCGTGAGAGCCGATATCGAAACACCAGAGGGCGAACAGAACCTGCAGGGGAAAAGCGGCCCGGCCTGGGTGAGCCAGGTGGTGCCTGGTGCGATGCCGAGGGTTCGGATCTCGGGCAGCCGTCAGCCCGGTCCGCCGGTGCAGCCGCGCACCGACCTTCGCGACGGCATAGTGCCTGGGGGCGGATTCGTTTTCGGTCCAGCCGGTATGGGTGAACCCGCGAAAGCCGCGGCAACCGAACGGATTCCGTCAGCGCCCGCATCCGCGGAGACGGTGCAGGTTGCCCGTGCCTCGGCCCCGGTGGAGACATCCATGACGCCGACCCCGGTGGGAGTGTTAGCCACCCCAGACGGTGCCAGCTACCCGTTGGACCGCGAGTACGCCATCGGCCGCTCACCGTTGTCCGATGACGCCGTCCAGAAAGCGGCTGCTTCACCGATCGTCGTTCCCTACGACCCGTATGTGTCCCGCGTGCATGCGTACATCACGGTAGACCGTGGTGCGGTGTTCGTGCGCGATGCGTCCACGCCAGCCGGAACGTTCATCGCCGCGCCCGGCGCACCGGAGTGGACCCAGATAAGTACGACCCCAACCAAACTCGAACCCGGCTGGAGCCTACGAGTCGGGGAATGGATCGCGACCTACAGGGCGGGCAACTCATGACCCAGCGATATCGACTTGAGGATTTTGACAAAAGGGAAACCGGCAAGGGAGCTGGAGTTACGATGCTTTCCTCGCCTCCCGAGATGCGGTCGACCATAAATGGAGGCACACAATGAATATGACGGCCCCACCTGTGCTGACTGTTCGGTACGAAGGAACGGAACGCAATTTCGCGCCCGGCAATGACGTCGTCGTCGGGCGTGATGTCCACGCCGACATCCGCGTGGTGGACCCGCTGATCTCCCGCGCCCATCTACTGCTGCGCTTCGAGCGTGGCAAGTGGGTTGCGATTGACAACGGCTCGCGCAACGGCAGTTTCGTCGATGGCCAGCGCGTGCCGGTGATCGATATTCACGACGGCCGGCACATCAACATCGGCAATCCCGATGGGCCGTGCCTGAGCTTCGAGGTCGGCCACCACGACGGACCCGCCGGCCGGCCACCCGCAACCTCCTCGAGGGTCACCGTCCAACGCCCGGCGACCTCGCCGCCTAGGACGGGGCCCCAACCTGCTCCGCGCCTGCACCGCCCACCGCCGCCGCAGCGGCCGACACCTGCGCCCGGCCGGCCGCCCGCAGATTTGTCGAAAGCCACGACCAGGATGCTGAATCGGCCGCGGTTGCAGACGGAGCCCAGGGCGCCGGCCGACTCCGTCACAATCGGCCGCGCCAGCGACAACGACATCGTCATCGAGGACGTGCTGGCTTCGCGCCAACACGCCTTCCTGATCCCGGGCCCTGCGGGCACCGAGATCCGCGACGCCCGCAGCGCCAACGGCACGTTCGTCAATGGGGTCCGGGTGGGTTCGGCGGTCCTGAACGAGGGAGACGTCGTCACAATCGGCAACGTCGACCTGGTGTTCTCCGCCGGCACTTTGGTCCGCCGAACCGAAGCTGCCACGCGTACCGGCGGGCTCGAGGTACAGAATGTCGAGTTCAGCGTCGACCACGATCGCAAACTGCTCCATAACATTTCGCTGACCGCCCGACCCGGCACCCTCACAGCGCTGATCGGCGGGTCCGGCGCGGGCAAGAGCACTCTGGCCCGGCTGATCGCCGGGTACACCCGCCCAAGCTCCGGCTCGGTCATCTTCGAAGGCCACGACGTCCATAGCGAATACGCCATCCTGCGCAACCGGATTGGGATGGTCCCGCAGGACGACGTCGTACACCGCCAGCTGACCGTCAAGCAAGCGTTGGGCTATGCAGCGGAGTTGCGGCTGCCGCCCGACACCAGCCAGGCGGACCGCGACAAGGTCGTCGCCCAGGTGCTCGAGGAACTGGAGCTGACAAAGCACGCCGACACGCGTGTGGACAAACTGTCTGGCGGACAACGCAAACGCGCGTCGGTGGCGTTGGAACTGCTCACCGGCCCGTCGCTGCTTCTTCTAGACGAACCGACGTCGGGACTGGACCCGGCGCTGGACCGCCAGGTCATGATGATGCTGCGCCAGCTGGCCGATGCCGGTCGCGTGGTGTTGGTGGTCACGCACTCGTTGACCTACCTCGATGTCTGCGACCAGGTCCTGCTGCTGGCCCCCGGGGGCAAGACGGCGTTCTGCGGGCCGCCCGATCAGATCGGTCGGGCCATGGGAACCACCAACTGGGCTGACATCTTCACCAAGGTGGGCGACGACCCGGATGCCGCCAATCAACGCTTCCTGGCCCAAAAGCGACCGCCGTTACCCGAGTTGCCCGCGGAGAAGGCAGAGTTGGGCGCCGCCGTGCACACCAGCGTGTGGCGGCAATTCTCGACGATCGCGCGCCGCCAGTTTCGGCTGATCGTTTCCGACCGTGCCTACTTCGTCTTCCTTACGCTCTTGCCGTTCGTTATGGGGTTGCTGCCGATAAGCGTAAGCGGCACAGCGGGACTCGGTGTGGCCGGTGCTGAGGATCCCACTGAACCACTGGAGATATTGATCCTGCTGAGCATGGGTGCGGTCTTCATGGGTACCGCACTGACGATCCGCGACCTGATCGGCGAACGCCCGATCTTCTTGCGGGAGCAGGCTGTCGGCCTGTCGACCAGTGCCTACCTGCTGGCCAAGATATGCGTGTTCTCGGTGTTCGCCACCGTCCAGTCCGCGATCATGACCGCGATCGTGCTGATCGGCAAAGGCATGCCGGTCAAAGGAGCGGTAATCCTCGGTGGCGGAAAAGTGGCCGCGAGCATCGAGCTGTTCGTCGGCATCGCCGGTACCTGTATCGCCTCCGCCCTGGTCGGCCTGCTTCTGTCGGCGCTGGCCCGCTCCAGCGAGCAGGTTCTGCCGCTACTGGTGGTGTCGATCATGTCTCAGGTGGTCCTCTCCGGCGGGATGATTCCGGTGACCGGCCGGGCGGGACTCGACCAGTTGTCCTGGATAATGCCGGGCCGTTGGGGTTTCGCCGCATCGGCATCGACGGTCGGCTTGCCCTGTCCGCACTTCACTCCGCCGCCACCCTGTCCAGCGCCTGGCGCTACCGAAGTCGTTGCGCCTGCGCATGATTGTTTGATATTGCCCGGTTACAGTCCGCAGGACAGCCACTGGCAGCACACGCCGGGGGCGTGGCTGCTCGACATGGGCATGCTGGCGGTGCTGTCGCTGGTCTACGCCGGTTTGATTCGGTGGCGGCTGCGGTTGAGACGATGACGGCGCGTTAATCGCTTGCGAACCACACCGTTGGCACGCCACGGAGGCGGGCGCTATCCGCCCTGTGCGCACGCCGAGACGAGGATACCGCTTCCGGGAAGCTGGGCAAGGGCAGCGTTTTTCGCCTCAGATATCGTCGGGCCTGTTCCACCAACGTAATCGGAATTAAGCTGAGCGACCGCACCGCAGTTAGGGCTTTGGAAGACGACCAACACTCTGCAGGGTGCCCAGTTGTCTGGAACGCCTCGCATACATCCGGCAACAGCTGCAGATTCGGCCGCGCCTTGATTCGGCTCCCGTTGACCGACGCCGTACCTGCTGCCTTGCGCGACGGCGATGGCGCCCCACGTGTCATCGGCATGTGCGTTGGGAGCCACGGCAAGCGTAATCATGGCCGCCGCTGCAGCGCCGGCCTCGCCAATCGCGGCGCACGTTCGCAAAATGGTTCTCCGCATAATTTTCCTTTCCCGGCTAGCCGTTCAGCTGTCATTTTCGCCGCGTATACCTGCCCCGAGCACCGCGATGAACTACCTGCAAATCGGCCCGGCTACTACGGCAACTACCCACTGCTGTGGATTGACTACGCATAGGGACATGCCGCAGCCATTACCCAAAGGTGAGCACGCTCCAATCGCCCGAGCGCAATGCCGGATAGGTATCCGGCCTTACCGGCGCCTGGCTGCGGACGGCTTTTTGAACTGCGGCGACATCTGACGGGTGGTGACCCAGGACCGTTGCGCCGACGGCTCGACCTTTGCAGATCAGCAGTCGCCGGTACGAGGGCACGCCGGGACGATCGACGACGATCACGTCGTCGTTGGGTGACGCCTCGACGCGGCCGATCGAAAACAGCTCCAGTCCAACGCCTTTCAAGATCGTCGCGGGAGTTTCCGCGGCCAGCACCATGTCGCCGCCGAGCGCGTTCACTGCAGCGGCTTCGGCCTGTTCGACGGCGATCGGCCACAGTCCCAGCACTTGGCCGTTGTGTTCCGCGACGTCGCCGGCAGCATAGACCCAACGCACCCGAGTCCGCATCCGGTCGTCGACCAGCACGCCCTTGTTCACCGGAATGCCGGCGTCGCGGGCCAACTCCACGTTGGGCCGGATGCCGATCGCCGCCAGGAAAATTTCGCAGGGCAGCGTGCGACCGTCCTTCAACACGACGCCGTTCGCTGCATCCGAGCCGACGACGCGCTCCGTCTCCGCCTGGCGCAATACCTCGATGCCGGCCTTTGCGAAATGTGCGCCGACCAATTCCGAACAGCGCGGATCGATCTGCTTGCTCAACAGCCGCTTCCCCCGTTCCAGGACCGTCACCTGCAACCCCAGCAGATGCAGTGAGTAGGCAGCCTCGAGGCCGAGCAGCCCACCGCCTGCCACCACCGCCCGTCGGCAACCATGCTGCTGGGCGTAGGCGCGAATACCCATGGCGTCGCCGGCCTGCCGCAGCACGAAGCACCCGGGAAGATTCAAGCCGTCGAGCGTGGGCACCGAAGCGCTGGAACCCATCGCAAGGATCAACCGGTCGTACGGCAACGCCTCACCGGTGCCGAGCAGAACCCGTTGAGCACGCAGGTCGATACGCCGGGCCATGGTGTTCAGCCAGGCATGCACCCCGTGATCGTCGTACCACTGCTCTGGCAAAAGGTAGAGACCCTGCATTGCCGAGCGGCCATAGACCAGCCGGGAAATTCCCATCCGGTTGTAGAGCGCATGCGACTCCTGCCCGACCAGATGGATCTCGCAATCGGGATGCCCGCGCCGAATGAAGTCGGCGGCGGTGACCCCCGCGATGCCGCCGCCGACGACCACCACGCTGACAATCGAGCGGTCATACCGCGTCGGCCTGGCGCCGGCACCGTCACCGGGTTCCGGGGTCAACGAGACGGTCACCGTGCCCGGCGAGATCCGCGCGCAGCACGCCATCCGCGTCGACTTACCAAAGCCGAGGCGCCGCAACGTGTTCAGCTCATCCTGTTCGGGAACCGACAGGCACGACGCGCCGTCGAGGACGGCGACCGGGTCGGCTCCGCACACCCCCATCCGGCAGCCGGCCTCGATCGGCTGGTTGTTCTTCTCCGCGACCTCGAGCAGACTCGTTCCCACCTCAGCGGCGACGGGTGCGCCGTTGGTCTCGAAGCACACCTGTGCGGCGGGTTCGCCACCAGAAGCCGTGGCCCGCTTGGGTGGTCGCAGCAGGACGGGTTCCGAGCGCTTCCCGGCGGCCCACGCGAACTGCAACTCGGTGACCCTGGTACGCGCGATCCACAACAGCGTCAGCGCCAGAATCGCCGCGCTGATCACCCAGCGCAACCAACCGGCGTGGACACCGGTCAGCCGGGCGAACGAGTCTGCGATCCGCGCACCGGCGAACCAGTAGAAGATGTTCAGCGCAGCAGCGGCATAGCCGACTGCGACCATCGCGGAGCTGATCGGCAAAACAGCTTCGGCGGCATAGAAAGATCCGACGCTGACGAGGAGAAACAACGCCAGCAGCGGGTAGTTTTCCAGCGCAGGGAGGTGGTCGTCGAGCAAGCTGAAAAAGCCGAGGATAAATCCCGGCAGCGCCGCGACGAACAACTTGCGCGGCCCACTCCACCCGCGGTCATCGTCGACCAGGTCGGCCTGATACGCCGCGCGCGGCTTGAAGTCGTAGCAGTTCTTGGCACAGCCCACGCAGCTGGGGCAATGACTGTTGGGCACAGTGACGTACGGTGTTTGCCCGTAGGCGCGTTGCAATGGGAAGAGCGGGCAGATGCTGCTGCACCAGCCGCTCTTGCCCTTGAATACATAGCCGCCGGCGAATGCCGTTGAAATCACCAGTGCCAGTACGGCTCCGGTGGTGAGGCCGCTGCGGTCCAGTCCGGCCAGCCGAGAGCCCGCGATCCCGAAGAACAACGCCATCGCGATCAGATAGCCGCGGTTGCGCAGCCAGTCGGGCGGATCCAAGGCCCGGCCGAAGCCGAACACGCGTGGTGTCTGGTTGGTTGCGGCGAGTGGACAGATATTCCGCCACAGGCCCGGTGCCACCAGGAAAAGCGCCGGCAACAGCGGCACGATCACGCCGAACAGCACGAAGAGGCCGGTCCCAGGACGCACGAAAAGCGTTATCACCAAGGCGAAATACGCCACGACGCTGACGATGCGAACCAGTTGCCAGACCCTTAGCGGGACCTTGGTCGGCAAGTCGGTGTAGGCGGGAAACAGTTCTCGCTCGCCGGTGGGGTCGATCCCAAGTACTCGTTCGGCAACCGCGATGGCGCGCGATGGTTTGGCGTCGGCCGGCGGAGGCGGTGGTGGCGGGGGAGAAGCGATCGTGATGCCCAGCCGGGTTGCGTCGTGGTCCGGTTCGGGTGCGGTGGGCTCTGCCGTGCGGACCGTCGGGGTGGACAGCACGATGATTTCGGAGCGACCGAGACGTAGTACGTCACCCGGCGAGAGTGCGGCACGCCCGGTGAGGGGAACACCGTTGAGCGTGGTGCCATTACGGCTGTCGAGGTCGACCACTGACAACGCCGTCGGGCTGGGCACCATCCGCAGATGCTCCCGCGACACCTCCTGGTCGAGGAGGACTTCTCCGGCGCAGTCGCGGCCGACCACGATCGGTCCCCTCAATGCCAGTCGGCGGGGACGGCGACCCCAGTCACGGATTTCGATTAGCGGCAGATCCATTGCAGCGCTCGCTCTCATCCGCTGGCTCAGAGGCCGGTGTGCCTCGCTGTGGTGGTCGGCCTGTTATCAGTTCTGCGGTATACACGCTGACGTGACGATCCTGCCGTCGGGCACTTGCAGATTGTCCAGAGCCGCTTGCTCCGCTGCTTGTTTAGTGGGGCCAGAGCCCGCACCCCATTGATTTCCAACAAGGGCGACCGCACCGCAGTCCGTATAGGTGACCACCGTGTGGCATTGGCGGTCCCTCGTGTTGTACTTGCACGTATCCGCCGCATATTTGGCGGCCCCGCGCTCGTTCTCGATGCTCCCCTTTAGACAGATCGCCGCCGTAACCTTGTTCGGGTCATTCGGCACGGCACACGCACCCCACCTGGCTGCGTGCGCGGCGGGCGCCACGGCGACGGTCAGTGCGGCCACTACTGCGGCAGCGCATGCGCCGATCGCAGCTTGCAATCGAAAACTAAGCATCGCCACGATGGTTCCTTTTTATCCAGGTCGTTCGGATGCCATCCTCGCCTAAATGAGTGCTCCGAGACCCGCGCTGCACTACCTGCAATTCGCCCCGGTAGCAACGGCGACTACTCAACGTCGCGCACCGACTACGCATACGACGCCGACACCATGACCAGCCATTCACTTGTGTCGGCGATGAGGCGACAAACATGTCGGTTCCTGCCCGATTGCGCCCGATAGCTCGATAACATCGCCGGTGTACTCGATTTTAGGGGGATGCAATGCCGGGCAGAGCTTTTCGTCGTCCCCTTCATCTACCGGATCACCGGCGATAGGCAGGACGGTTCGATGTCCGACAATCCTCCAAGTCGTGTCGCACCGGTACACGACCGGCAGGCTTCACCGCGAACCGCTGACCGAAAGCAGGATGATACTCGCGTAGATCGCAGGCGGATCGTCGTCGCGACCATGGTCGGCACTACCATCGAGTTCTTCGATTTCTACATTTGCGCAACCGCCGCGGTACTCGTGTTCCCTGCGCTCTTCTTCCACCAGGGCGACCCGACGGCCGCGTTGCTCAAGTCCTTCGCCACCTTCGGCCTCGCGTTCGCGGCGCGACCGCTGGGCTCAATCGTGTTCGGCCACTTCGGCGATCGGATCGGTCGCAAGGCGACGCTGGTGGGCTCGTTGTTCACCATGGGGATCGCGACCTTCCTGATCGGGCTTCTGCCCACCTATGACCAGGTCGGCGATTTCGCGCCGGCGCTGCTCGCCGTACTGCGGTTCGCCCAAGGACTGGGTTTGGGCGGCGAGTGGTCGGGTGCGGCGTTGTTGGCCACGGAGACTGCAGCGAAGGGCAAACGGGCATGGGCAGCCATGTGGCCGCAGCTGGGTGCTCCGGTCGGCTTCTTGGTGGCCAACGGGATGTTCTGGCTGATCATGTTGTCGCAGCACTTCGACGCGAACTCGAAGACCGGCAGCCACGCCTTCCTCGTATGGGGGTGGCGGGTGCCGTTCCTGTTGTCGGCGGTCATGGTGATCGTTGGTCTCTACGTCCGGTTGCGGCTATCGGAGACACCGGTGTTCGCGAGAGCTGTCGCGGAGGGCAAACGCCTGAAAGCCCCAGTGCGTCAGGTATTTCGCATTGCATGGCGGCCACTGATTATCGGTACCTGCGTGATGCTCGCGACCTACGCGCTGTTTTACTTGCTGACCACGTGGGTGGTGTCATACGGCACAGGCAAGGTAGTGGATGTCAGCGGCGTGAAGCTGCACATCCCCTACACCGACTTCCTTGCGATGCAACTGGTAGCGGTGTGCCTCTTCGCCATTTTCGTTCCGGTGTCGGGGTGGCTCGCCGACCGCTACGGCCGGCGCGTCGTGCTGTTGGCCGTCACGGCGGCGATCATCGCGTTCGGCGCGGGCTTCGGCTATCTGCTGGACCCGGCTTCAACCACCGTCGGCTCAATGCTGCTGTTCCTAATCGTGGGGATGACGTTGATGGGACTCACATTTGGCCCGATGAGCGCGGTGCTGCCGGAGCTTTTTCCGACCAATGTCAGGTACACGGGCAGCGGCATCGCCTACAACGTCGCGTCGATTCTGGGTGCCGCAATTTTGCCGTTCATCGCGACCTGGATCGTGCACACGCACGGCGTCGCATGGGTGGGGGTGTACCTGGCTGTGGTGGCGACGTTCACCCTGATCGCGCTAGTGGTGATGCGGGAGACACGCGAGGTGGATCTCGCGGCGGTTTAGGAAGGGGCCTTAGGAGGGGGAACGTTGCACTGCGAGCGGAGCACCGTGCTGCCGGGACTTTGGTTCATGGCGTTTCGTTCTGCTTCCTCTTTCGTAGCGCCGACGTCTCCGAAATACTGATCCCCGTTCTTGACGACTGCGCCACACTCGGGGGCCTTGAAGGTGATCAGCACGTTGCACGTGGGATTGTTTTGATGGCAGTTAAAGTTCGCAGTCCTGTTGGCCTGGTACTCATTCGGCTGATTCCAGGAGCTACCGACGTACTTTCCGTCTGGCGAGACGGCGATCGCGCCCCAGTCCTCGTAGGCGTATGCGGCGGGCGCGATGGCCACGGTTAACGCGGCCATGGCTGCACCGACCGTCGAGATCGCCGCGCACTGTCGAAAAGCGGTCACTGTCATGGCAGTTCTTTCCCCATTCCGTTTCCGGCGGCCAGCGTTCCGGCCGGCTCAGAATCGTCAGCTTCTGAAGTTCTCCTCCCGTGGGCTGGATCCATTGCACCCGGAGGTAGCGATCGAGCTGTCGGGAAGACCGGCTAGGGCCGCCGATTCTGCGGCTGGCTGTGTGGGGCCGCTTGCCGCGTAATAGTCAAAGCCTCTTTGGGCGAGGGCACCGCAGTCAGTGAAAGCAAGCTTCTTGTCGCAAGCTATGTGGTTGCAGCTGACCATCGCCCGATCTTCTGCCTTGGCAGGGGTCGGCTGTCCGAGCGATATAGCCCAATTGGGGCCGCCGGGCCTGGCGTAGATCGCGCCATAGGTGCCGTCGGCGTGTGCGACTGGACCCACGGCGACGGCCTTTGCAACCACCACCGCTGCGCTGGTCGCCCAGATCGCTTCCCGTCCAGCAAAACTGGCTAGTTTCATGACTGGCTTTGTGATACGGGGTGCAGCCTAGATCGAGCAGCCGGTCACATTGCCATCAGAAGGCAGCATCAGAATCCCATGCCCTGAGCATCCCCGCCGTCGTTGCACCCCGACCAGCGGATGGTGCTGCCCGGCAGTTGGCTCATGGCCGCTTGCTCTGCTGCCTGCTGCGTGGCGCCGGTACCCCCGACGTTCTGGCCGCCACTTTGAGCGACCGCACCACAGTCCGAAAAGGTCACCACCACGGTGCAGTTGACCTGGCGTGGATAAGCACACATGTCCGACACCCTGTCTTGTGCATCGGCCTGGCTGCGGTAATTCGTGACCCAGTAACCGCGCTTTCCGTCCGGCGTCAGAGACGCCGCGCCCCATTGGCCGTCGGCGTTCGCGCTGGGCGCGATCGCGGCGGTCAGTGGAGCCACGATTGCTGCGCTGGCTGCGCAGACTGCGAAATACGCTCGAAAACTGATCCGTTTCATGACCGTTCCTTTCTCAGATGACGTTGCGACTGTTGTGGGAAGTGATTCACGTGCGCGGCGTTACACCCGACGATCGTTGTTTTGGTACCTCCTTGGAGGCCTCAGAGGCAGCCGGCGCCCGCACTGCCGCATGAATCCGGCGCAGCCTTTAGTCCCCTAGCGTGAATTCGGACATTCATATTGATGTTGTCGCCGGTGCCCACACCGTAGAAGTCGAGGCCGAACAGAGGGAAACGGCCCGGCAGCTCCGCGGTGGCTGTGTTGGTGCCTGACTGTGCGTCGCTACACAATCCGCTCGCACACGCCTGTACGTTCAGCGCGCCTGGGCCTTGCCCTTCGACCCGGACGGTGTAATTACATCCGCCGGAAGCCCCGCAAGTGATCAAGTTTGGAAAGTGGCATTCCACCCTGCCGCTACCAGAGCATTGCTGCTGGAAAGTCAAGTTGTCATTGTCGGTAATCATCTCGGCGTTCGCTGTGCTCGCGGGGCCGCCGACAACGGCGATCAGCGCTGCCGCGGCGGCTGCGAAAGCTGTGACATGTCGTTTTAAACCGTTCACTGCCATAGCAGTCCTTTCCGAGCCGCAATCCACCGCGGAGGTTCAAAGGGCAATCGTCACCCTTGGGCGATACACGCCGACTTGGCGACCGTGCCTAACGGCAGTTGGCTGGTGGCCGCTTGTTCTGCTGCCTGTTGAGTGGCGCCGCTCCCGCCGGCCCACTGACTCCCATCGCCGGCGACCGCACCGCAATCCGTGTAGCTCACCACCACATAGCATTGGCGGTCCTTCAAGTAGTTACACATCGACGTCGCACGGGCTTGCGCGTCGGACTGGCTGGGATAGCCATTGGCCAGGCAGAAGACATTTCCCGTCAGCGAAGT includes these proteins:
- a CDS encoding FHA domain-containing protein, translating into MARFGGIVAYTGVNDEAAAQLLAAVESVARTQRPGGPLPDRLSPVAFGVARTVPFGAIAPSANGLLVLLHGPVRADIETPEGEQNLQGKSGPAWVSQVVPGAMPRVRISGSRQPGPPVQPRTDLRDGIVPGGGFVFGPAGMGEPAKAAATERIPSAPASAETVQVARASAPVETSMTPTPVGVLATPDGASYPLDREYAIGRSPLSDDAVQKAAASPIVVPYDPYVSRVHAYITVDRGAVFVRDASTPAGTFIAAPGAPEWTQISTTPTKLEPGWSLRVGEWIATYRAGNS
- a CDS encoding amino acid permease encodes the protein MIASPRPEKSATVTELNLGKPESETPDVGYERGLSARTVQMMAIGGAIGTGLFYGAGGAIQNAGPALILAYLAGGLAIFVIMRALGELLVYRPVSGSMSEYAEEFLGRFAGFANGWTYWAVWTTTGMAEITVAGKYVKYWWPVIPEWVTALVVLAILFVANLISVKVFGEAEFWFSMIKVAAIVGMIVIGIGVLLPITGLGPSVGPTIANLWNDGGVFPTGFGQALMSLQIVVFAYVGVELVGVTAGEAANPKVTLRKAINTLPLRIGLFYVGAVFVILSVRGWRNFHGGQSPFVAVFHYIDIPAAAGIVNFILLTAALSSCNAGIYSTGRMVRSLAQRGEAPAVMQALSSRHVPVLSICFSALAMGLGVFVNWLSPHKAFAYITSVSALGIIFVWGSILLSHMVYRKRVESGQLASSDYRLPGAPVTTVLAMAFLALVVVLLFFTTDGRTAITVGAIWFALVVIGFFVQRSETAAFRRTRAESTAGGL
- a CDS encoding DUF4189 domain-containing protein, whose protein sequence is MRRTILRTCAAIGEAGAAAAAMITLAVAPNAHADDTWGAIAVAQGSRYGVGQREPNQGAAESAAVAGCMRGVPDNWAPCRVLVVFQSPNCGAVAQLNSDYVGGTGPTISEAKNAALAQLPGSGILVSACAQGG
- a CDS encoding bestrophin-like domain; this encodes MLTVGVAVAGLVLWRRIFGRRVAEVGSVSDHVFELAGVLYAVLVAFVVVVVWEQFDQAQSDTESEAVAISDLLRDSEGLPAPARRTIQQNLIAYTNDVVDDEFPRMRHGGTIEQQSEHLTRVWQSFLQVQPVTQSEISFYRQSISKLDDLGSARKTRISSSQSEIPGEMWVLLLGGALVMLIFTYMETVPNVVHHGVLIALASALLAFVLYLIFAMEHPFVGTIAVSDDPYVHVLDTWSHLASK
- a CDS encoding ATP-binding cassette domain-containing protein, translated to MNMTAPPVLTVRYEGTERNFAPGNDVVVGRDVHADIRVVDPLISRAHLLLRFERGKWVAIDNGSRNGSFVDGQRVPVIDIHDGRHINIGNPDGPCLSFEVGHHDGPAGRPPATSSRVTVQRPATSPPRTGPQPAPRLHRPPPPQRPTPAPGRPPADLSKATTRMLNRPRLQTEPRAPADSVTIGRASDNDIVIEDVLASRQHAFLIPGPAGTEIRDARSANGTFVNGVRVGSAVLNEGDVVTIGNVDLVFSAGTLVRRTEAATRTGGLEVQNVEFSVDHDRKLLHNISLTARPGTLTALIGGSGAGKSTLARLIAGYTRPSSGSVIFEGHDVHSEYAILRNRIGMVPQDDVVHRQLTVKQALGYAAELRLPPDTSQADRDKVVAQVLEELELTKHADTRVDKLSGGQRKRASVALELLTGPSLLLLDEPTSGLDPALDRQVMMMLRQLADAGRVVLVVTHSLTYLDVCDQVLLLAPGGKTAFCGPPDQIGRAMGTTNWADIFTKVGDDPDAANQRFLAQKRPPLPELPAEKAELGAAVHTSVWRQFSTIARRQFRLIVSDRAYFVFLTLLPFVMGLLPISVSGTAGLGVAGAEDPTEPLEILILLSMGAVFMGTALTIRDLIGERPIFLREQAVGLSTSAYLLAKICVFSVFATVQSAIMTAIVLIGKGMPVKGAVILGGGKVAASIELFVGIAGTCIASALVGLLLSALARSSEQVLPLLVVSIMSQVVLSGGMIPVTGRAGLDQLSWIMPGRWGFAASASTVGLPCPHFTPPPPCPAPGATEVVAPAHDCLILPGYSPQDSHWQHTPGAWLLDMGMLAVLSLVYAGLIRWRLRLRR